TGACATCACAGGTGGCAGGGGCACAGGAGGGGTCACACGGGGAAGAGGGAGCAGAGGGCAGGGCGGGGCAGCACTgggctccttcctctcttcctcttcctgtcctgGCCGGGGCTGCTGTCCCAGAGCCACACCCGGCCCTTCCTGTTGGAGGCACGACCTCTCTTCAGGGGcacaggctggcttcaaacaCCGGGCCTCCTGCGTTGGCCTCCGCGTCACTAGGAGGACAGCCGGGTCCCCTGCTGTGGCTGGCTCACTGCTGCAGGACGTCACTGCCCCTGCAGAGAGCAGAGTCCCCGTGACCCGATGACCTCCCACTGTCCCACCTCTGAAGGCCCGGCCACCTCCTGATTCTGTCACCTCGGGATCAAGCCTTCAGCACCTGAACCCCTGGGAGATGAAGTCCCCAAGCAGAGCAGCCTCTTCCCTCTACGGGACTTGACTGAACGTCACCCATCTTCTCCTCTGTCCCCCACGTCCCCAACTTCTCTTccattcagagagagagaggtggcgGGGAAGGGAGGTGGTGTGTGCGTGAGTGAGTGTtcgtgagtgtgtgagtgtgcacagtGTATGATCGTCGTCACTCTGTGTTGTATCCTGGACAATTTCTTCAAGACTCTCTCCTGATTTGCTAGGTTTCTCCTTACCCACTGGCCTTTGATCACTATGCACCCTTCACACTGTGGGTCCAGCTGGCTCGTCCCACACacttttttcagtaccagggactgaacccaggacacttaaccccggagccccgtccccagccctttttacattttatttagagacagggtcttgctgagtggctgaggctggcctccaccttgcgatccttctgcctcagcctccagagccgctggggtGACAGGCTGCGCCACTCCATCCAGCGTCCCAAATACTACTGACCACTCTGTGTGGTTTTCTGTTTCTTCGTGACACTTggccatcttttatttctttaaaaggaatACAGCTATTTGACACCACTTGTCGGATGGCTCCAGTACGCGTGGCCTCCTGGTTCTCTGTTTCTATCAGACGTTATTCCACGGGCTCTTGCTCAACGTGCTTGTTCCTTTAGCTGCGGGATGTTTTCTGTTCCTTGGGAAGTTACCTGTGGGGACTTTTTGAGGTCTGGGATAAAGACACACGGCTCCAGAGGGAAGGGAACTGATTTCCTGTTATAGGCACCCAGGGCACCAGCAGCATGCGCCACCCTACAGATGGAAAGGGCTGCTGTGGGGGGCTCGGGTGTGTGAGGCGCAGTGGAGCCCCACTCGTGGCCGTGTGGGTGGTCATCGCTTTTCAGGGACGTGCGAGTCTTGCACCTCAGTGATCCTGTGTCAAGTCAAGTTTCCCTGCTGCTCTCAGACATGGGAGACATAGGGCAAGTTGACTTGTCACACACCCTGACACAGGGACGCGGCTCTTCAGAGTGGACCCCAGGGACACCAGCCAGATGTCCCACCTGCCAACCAGGTGTCCCACCTGCAGAAGTTCTGGTGCCCTGGGAGACACCGCAGTTTAGACTGGCAGGGTTGTTTGttgttaacatttattgttagttggagttggacacagtacctttctctttttaggtttattttcctctggtgctgaggatctgacccagggcctcccacgtgctagacaagcgctctgccactgagccccagcccagccctagaCTTGAGGTGTGACAGACGCTCTGGTGTCTTGCAGTCCCTCAGTGAGATGGCATttttatcaattaattaattttggagggtaccaaggattgaacccaggatcttaaCCATGGAACCCCAaccttttaatattatatttagagacagggtctccctgagttgctcagggccttgctaagtgtctgaggctggcctccaccttgcaatcctcctgcctcagcctcccgagctgctgggacgACAGACGTGCACCACCCCACCCAACTTCTGATTGATTTCTAGATCTGAAACGGTTCTTTTTGACAATGTGTCTCCTTCCAAATCCTCTTCCAGGGGAGAGAATGGTGGCATTTTTACTCTGTAGCTGGAAGTCTCTTGGTCTCGCTTATCTTTTTGCTAGCTAAATGCTTACTGGCACCATAGATTTCAGAAGCTTAAAAAGTGCTTCATGGAACATTGTTAGATATTCTCACATGGAGACTCGGCCTGGATATCTACCAGCCACACAGAGGAGAGTGAATACTTGGTCCATTTTTATGACCATTAAAGGAAACTGTTTATGCAAAAATTCAACAAAGTGCCTACGGCATAAAGTCGCCCACAGCAGCAGTTATGAGGCCGCGTGCTTGGGCTGCAGGGATCGTTCATCCGTTATTAACCTTAATAACTCCCAGGCAGACAGACATTCCAGTTTGGGGTGGGGAGAGTATtagcgattgaactcaggggccctcgacccctgagccccggcCACGAGACCCTGcatcttaataaaaaaatatacaaaggggctggggagatggctcagtggtgtagtgccctgggttcaaccccgtGGCCCCCAGAATATATGATTCAGAGGAAATCAATTGGCGACATCTCTATAAATCTGGTGGATCTGGTGAAGTGACGGCCACTTGGTCTTCCTGACTGAGATGAAGTTTGGCGACTCACAGATACATTTGGAAGGGGACAGACAAGGGAGAATATTTCATGTTGACTGAGCCAAAGTGCCAGGAGAATAAAGATGGCCGCGCTGTCGGCCAGGAGCTTACCCAGCACATAGATCTCCCCGTTGAGGACGGCCGCGCTGAAGCGGTACTTGGCGTACTGCATGGGCGCCCGCTCCCGCCACCGATCCTGGCCGGGGTCGTACAGCAGGAGCTTGTTGCTCAACCGATCAGGCTCCTCGTCGGGGCGATCCATCTGCGCGAAACACGAGGCCAGAGAGCAAGACCAGTCAGCGGTCTCCGCCAGGAACAGCAGCCGGGGGACAGAGCGTCTGTGGTCCCTCACAGAGCCCAGGCCTGGGCCTCGGGGTGGCAGGACATTGTCAATGTCACAGGAACCCCCCTTCTGTGGTCTCGGGGCTGGATCCAAACCAATCAAactgtgtttttatatatatatatatatatatatatatatatatatatatatattatgttttggGGACTGGGGATGAAGCCAAGGGCCCTGCACCCTTGAGCCCCATCCCAGGCctatttgtattctatttagagacaggatgacGCTGAGttgttagggcctcactaaagtggctgaggctggcctccaccttgcgatcctcctgcctcagcctcctgagcccctgggacccCAGTCCTGCACCCCTGCACCCGTCTGAGAGAGCATCTTATCAAATGTAGGTGTGACACTCTTAGTGTCCAGTGACTACGGCGTCTTCAACAGAGCCAGGCCCAGAGGAGCCATGCCAGTTAGTTATCCAAGAGATTTCCTACATGACTCCCATGTTCACATAGGAACCCACGACCAGGGACACCCCGCAGCAGGCCCAGCCACAGGAGTGGGAAGCCACACCCCGTGTAGGTGACATGGCAGGATGCTCGCTGCTGTCACGGGGAGCTAAGGAGGACTAATGAGTAACTACAACCAAAGAACGTTCTCACCTGCGGGGTCCAGCCCCCCATCACATAGAGCTGCTCCTTCACGGTCACCACGGCGTGGCAGGCCAGCTGCAGCGGGAGGGGGGACACTCTCTTCCAGGTGTCGCGCTCGACGGAGTACCTGTCCACACAGTTGGTGACGAGGTACTGGTTTTTGACTTTCATCTGTCCTCCTATGACATAGAGGTCCTTGTGGACGCTGCCCAGAGCATAGAGCTCCCGGAATTCGGTGGAGGACAGCTTCTCCCAACACTGGTTCCCTCCGTCATGGTACCTGGAAATCAGCAGAAAGGGAGCCAAGGATCAGCGTCCACTCGAAAACAGAAGGCCCAAGGGACATATTCGTCTGTGTTCCAACTGAGCACAGTGAGGTCTGGCTCTCCCAACTGGAGAGGAAAGAAGATCAACACGAGACAGCTGTATACACaccagctctagaggctgaggcaggaggatcacaaggtggaggccagcctcagccacttaggccctcagcaactcagcgagaccctgtctctaaataaaacatcaaaaagggctggggacggggctcaggggttaagcctgtcttgggttcaatttctaagaaaaaattacatgaaaaaatcaTGGTTTTCAGGCAGAGAATCTGAAAATATCCAACTCAGGATTTCTAACAGGCTGTCTGATGTAGGACACAGAGAATTTAAGGACTGTAGTTCTAACAGGCTTCAAACTGGGTCAAAGGACGGCGTAAAAGCTCATCTGAGGACGTGGGCCGGGCGCTGGGCAGACAGTCTAGCCCACTAGGTACGGTGACTTCTTGTATGAATTGTCAGATTGATCTAAGAAGAGTCGCAGGGGACAGGGGCTTGGGGTCTCTCGGGGCCTTCTAGAGAGCTGACATCTGTCAGTCACCGAGCATGAGCGCTTACGTCCGCCCCTTGTCCCACTCAGGGTGACGTCTCATTTTCCCAGTCGTGATCTGAGAAGGACAAAGTACTTAGGGCAGCAGTggataaaatatgtgaaatcCAAAGTCTCAGAAGACCTAGGAAGGTACCCGGAATCAAAACCCCACACACGCACCACCCAGGACAACCCGGAACCGAGAAGCCAGGTTCCCTCCGTGAACAAGAAGAACTGGAGAAGTGTGTTCTGTACCGAGGGCAGTTTTTCAGTGACACCTGACAGTCAGGCCTGGAAGTTTCTCTGAGGAGCTGTTTCCGGGCGACTCCCACATTTCCCATCAGGAACACTCTGCCTGGGGCTGGACAGGCCACTTGGAGGTGTGTGCCTGGCTTGTCACCAGGGACTGCAGGGACGATCAAACCCCTGTCGCTCTGGGCAGGAAACCAAACTCCCGAGCATCCCAGGGTGACACCTTCACCACTGTGTGGGTGTTTGGAACAGGAAGGAGACCCGGGTCTCCGTAGGGCTCCTTGATGAAGCCCAACGGGGCGAATACCCACGTAGAGCTGAAAGGTGGCTGTGGTTTGAGACACTGTGAGATAACAGGCTCAGAACAGAATGGATCCTATGAAGGTTGGACAGCACTTGTTTGTTGAGTGACTTACTgatcatatttttgtttcaacGTTGAGAATTGAAAACGAGGAGGAAAAAATGCCCAGCTACaaatacaaaactttttttttttttggggggggggggagggtaccagggattgaactcaggagggaccttcgacccctgagccccatctccagcattttattcagagacagggtctctgtgaCTTGCTCAggacctcgctgttgctgaggctggcctccaacttgcaatcctcctgcctcagcctcccaagccactgggatgacaggcgtgggccactatGTCCTGCCGGAAACCATTCTTAAAGCCACATGCTTTCATGAGTATTTAGAAAAGATGCAGAAATTAAGGACAGAGAGCGAAAGCTTTCTGGTTAGGAAAATAAATTACTTACTACTCtgagtagttttttaaaaagctcagagAAGTCTGTGATATAAACTTTTCTTATTGTTTCAAGTTCTATCAAGGTCCACAAAAAATTCATTATAACGCACAATATGGATAAATCATGAAAGCTAAGTGAAAAATACAAGTGAATTGTAACATAAATACAGGTGACTTAGATTCAATCATGTTTTTCGGaattaaaggaagagaaaatagattCATAATGTGGATGACTTCTAATGAATgttgtatatatgctacattcaGAGTTATGGCCTTATACACAGGTACACATAAAACTGGGTTCTGCATACTAatcttatacatatattttttggtaccagggattgaacttaggggccctcaaccactgagccccatccccaaccctagtttctattttattcagagtcagggtctcactgaattgctcagggccttactaagttgctgaggctggcctccaccttgcgatcctcctgcctcagcctcccaagctgctaggatgacaggcgtgggccactgcaccgTGCCTTTTATACTAATGTTTGTGGAGACTTTCAGGGTCACCCGACAGGCTCCATGGGACTACAGAAGTGACCACTCTTGGCCGTACTCCCTTCTACTGTTGCTACAAACCTGTAGATTTCCACGTTCTTACTCCTTTGTCTCGAGAGCCTGGAGGGTGTGGCCTCCCCAGCCACGATCAGGGTGTTGTCTGCCAGGACCACGCCAGCGCACACGGTCCCCAAGCCCTCCCCGTATTTGGGAGACGAGATGAAGTAGGTCTTCCTGGCCACGGGGTCGTAACAGAAACTCGCGTCCCCGTAGTTCCTGTGTCGCGAGCGGATGCCCGAGGCGTTGTTGCCGATGCAGAGCAGGAGGCTGGTGGTCTCCATGCCGTAGCGCAGGGGCGGGGCGCGCTGGCGGGGCGCGCGGAGGGCCTTGAAGGCGCCCTGCAGGAGGTCGATGCAGCCGGCGTCGCTGAGGAGCAGGGTGTTCCTGCGCAGGGCCTCCCTCAGGAAGGCCGGGGCCACCAGCTCCAGGCGCACCTGCTGCAGGAGCTGGGCCAGGTGCGGGGCGCGCGCATCCTGGTCCCGGCCGACCCAGCGCAGGACCAGGTCCAGGATGCCCTCCTCCCGGGTCACGTTGAGCTCGTCCGACTGCACCAGGGCCAGGAGCTGGTGCAGGTCGACCTCCAGGATCTCCTCGTGGAGGCTGACCTCGGCGAAGTGGTGGTGCAGGAACCTCCTGGAGCGATCGTGCAGGTCCTCGGCGCCCATCAGCCTGGCGAAGTGGTAGATGCCCAGGCAGTTGGCGGCGTCCATGTGCTCCGCCATGTACCGCTGGCAGACGTCGAACAGGTCCTCCACCTGCAGGAAGCGGGCCACCGTGGCCACGGCCTGCACGTTGGCCGGGCTGAGGTCCAGGGCGGCGCTGTACATGTAGCCCAGCACCGCGGCCACGCCCTGGGCCGGGACGTCGTGCAGGGCCACCTCCCCCTGCGCGCACTCGAGCAGCCCGCAGGAGAACATGGCCTTGAAGTAGGGGCTGAAGGCGGCCAGGACCACGCGGTGGCAGGGGAAGCGCTCCTCTTCCGCCACCAGCACCACGTCCACCATCTCGGCCGAGTCGCGCATGCTCTTCAGCCTGCTCAGCAAGGTCAGGCTGTGCCGCTGTCTGTCCTTGTCCTCGGTCGTGTGCTCCATGACACTCTCCCAGGTTCTAAGGGTCCTTTGACTTCGGCTTTAATTCCTGAGGAGCTAGGGATTCCTGAATTCCAGAGATTCCTGACGGGAAGGAAACAGATGGTTTTTGTCTTATAAGATTCTGTATAGtcgatggaatattactgagccatgAAGAAGGATAGAATGATGgcatgtgcaggtaaatggatagaaccaGAGACGATCATGCTAAgtaaataagccagtcccccaaactAAAGGATGAGTGTCCTCTGAGATATGCAGATGCTCACACACAAGGGGGTGAAGGGAGAATAGCAGTTCATGGACGAGacacaggggagggaagggaaggcagggaaCAGGAATGGGAGAGGCAGAGGAGTGAATGGGCATCACTTTTCCAACTCACCACGTCTCTCCACAGTCAGCATCCTTTCCTAGCGATGGACTGGAGGACTAAGCTAagctcctctctccccacccccaccctcataTAACTCCATCACACCTTGGGCCTCAGATAAATTTTAGATAGTGTTTCAGAGACAAGTACGATTTAGTAAGAACTGACACTCTGGTATTGGGCATCATTTAAAATCTCATATAGGAACACACGACCAGGGACACCCCACAGCAGGTCCAACCACGGGAGtgggatcccaattagaataagttagACTCCACCTACGAACAATATGTTAAAACACACTCTACCGGCTGGGTGTGGTCAtgcacatctgtcatcccagtgactcaggaggctgaggcaggaggatccttagttcaaggccagcctcagccacttagcaaggccctgaacaactcagggagaccctgtctctaaataaaatgcaaaaatagggctggggatggggctcaggggttaagtgtccctgggttcaatctcaggtactaaaaacaaacaaaaaagccccaAATCACTCTATTGTCCTGTATATCTAAAGAGGacaaattaaaaagttaacattaaaaagttctctgggggctggggatgtggctcagtggtagcacgctggcctggcatgcgagAGGCACTGccgtcaatcctcagcaccacgtagaaacaaaataaagatctgtgtccaccgaaaattaaaaaataaatattttttaaaaagttctctgtAGTTGAAATATGCAGCATGAGTGCTCCTGAGTATCTATGAGCAAATATTCTCTGCAAACAGAGCAGCTAAGGACAAGCACTTGTGCATCTGAGAATCTGCTGGGTGTGTGAGGGCCCATCAGGAATGGCCACCCCATGAGCCTCCTTGGAAGCAGCAGAGATGGTTCTAGGCAATTCCACTTTTAGTTCCCAAATCCGGCTGACCTGCAGGCGGAGGGTGCAGGGCCCTCCGTTAATACGCCTTCTGAGTCCTTCCTCCAAAAATTCACCACTAATGAAAGGGTCATCGAGTCATGCCAAGGGCCTGGGGGGCACACTCTGGAAGTGGAAtgattgggggtgggggtaaggCCACTAAAATTCTGCTCGAACTTGGATACGGGACAAATAATTCCACACTGTGGGTAAGATCAAGATTGCTTCTACTGGGTTTTAGAAAGGCAGGTAAATGTCTGCTCATCTGCAAATTCATGGTCTTTGAAACTCCCGACTAAGTCCCCCTGAATTCAGACGCTGGAGAGGAGCTCTGCGGTCTGTCTTCCCCCCTTGCTCAACTTCTCTTTGTTCCCTCTCCACAGTGGGGAGACCGGAATCCCTTCCCACTTGAAAAAGCACCCGTCTAATTAGCAGTCtctttgaattggtgctgtcatccTCACCTTCCCTGGGGCAACGGAATGGGGCTTCCGGGAAGGTAATTAGCTGCTTGGATCTAAGGAAGGACGCCCCAGAGTTAGGAACTTGGAGTCCAGGCGGATCTCCAATCCCTGTCCTTTACTATTCTTCCTTGGCTGTCGAAGGTGCACGCAGCAGGAATAAATGTGGCTGGGAGAAGTCAGTCCTGGGATTTAAGGAAGGAGAGGTGACACACACCTGCAATGCCAgcaagctcaggaggctgaggcaggaggatcgccagttggaggccagcctcagcaactgtgaggccctaaggactcagggagaccctgtctctaaacaaaatccaaaatagggctggggagggggctcactGATacagtgaccctgagttcaattccccagaacctcccccaccaaaaaataaagagcagTGATCATTTCAATAACAAGAACACAAGACTGACCAGCTCTAAAGGGTCGACACTTTCTAAGTTTCTGTAACTCCATAAAGGATTAGGACTCTCATGAGaaatgtcaggtttttttttttggtaccagggattgaacccaggaattcttaacccctgagcccaatccccagccctattttgcattttatttacagacagggtctccctgagttgcttagggcctcgctgttgctgaggctgc
This window of the Marmota flaviventris isolate mMarFla1 chromosome 20, mMarFla1.hap1, whole genome shotgun sequence genome carries:
- the Kbtbd12 gene encoding kelch repeat and BTB domain-containing protein 12: MEHTTEDKDRQRHSLTLLSRLKSMRDSAEMVDVVLVAEEERFPCHRVVLAAFSPYFKAMFSCGLLECAQGEVALHDVPAQGVAAVLGYMYSAALDLSPANVQAVATVARFLQVEDLFDVCQRYMAEHMDAANCLGIYHFARLMGAEDLHDRSRRFLHHHFAEVSLHEEILEVDLHQLLALVQSDELNVTREEGILDLVLRWVGRDQDARAPHLAQLLQQVRLELVAPAFLREALRRNTLLLSDAGCIDLLQGAFKALRAPRQRAPPLRYGMETTSLLLCIGNNASGIRSRHRNYGDASFCYDPVARKTYFISSPKYGEGLGTVCAGVVLADNTLIVAGEATPSRLSRQRSKNVEIYRYHDGGNQCWEKLSSTEFRELYALGSVHKDLYVIGGQMKVKNQYLVTNCVDRYSVERDTWKRVSPLPLQLACHAVVTVKEQLYVMGGWTPQMDRPDEEPDRLSNKLLLYDPGQDRWRERAPMQYAKYRFSAAVLNGEIYVLGGIGCVGRDKGQVRKCLDVVEIYNPDGDFWREGPPMPSPLLSLRTNASSAGAVDGKLYVCGGFHGADRHEVISKEILELDPWENQWNVVAVNVLMHDSYDVCLVARMNPRDLIPPPSDLVEEDGGHRGP